In a genomic window of Pelotomaculum thermopropionicum SI:
- the AlaS gene encoding alanyl-tRNA synthetase — protein sequence MTGNEIRESYLKFFEKKGHKILPSASLIPLNDPSILWTAAGMVPFKPFFTGAAKPEYTRVTTCQKCIRTPDIESVGKTARHHTFFEMLGNFSFGDYFKESAIPWAWEFVTEHLRLPADKLWISIFLDDDEAFEIWNKTVGVPAGRIVRMGKDTNFWEIGVGPCGPCSEIYVDLGAERGCGSPECKVGCDCDRFLEIWNLVFIQFFKDEEGNYTPLTSKGIDTGFGLERVASVMQGVPTNFDTDLFREIMDFTAGLFGLKYGVDGRVDVALKVIADHCRAITFAVADGALPSNEGRGYVIRRLLRRAVRFGRLLGIEDPFLHEVSGAVVRQMGRVYPELVTQREHVFRVIRREEERFGETLAQGTEMLNRLIAEARQAGSAVVSGEDAFRLYDTYGFPLELTQEMAGEQGLTVDTDGFGRAMEEQRQRARSARQETDYISGRDAMFKKMREEVGETVFVGYDALEATGRVLRIVQGGKRLESAQAGEEVEFILDVTPFYAESGGQVSDRGKVTAADLEVEIHEVTKPVEIFSSTGERL from the coding sequence ATGACCGGCAATGAAATCAGGGAGAGTTATTTAAAGTTTTTTGAAAAAAAAGGGCACAAAATTTTACCCAGCGCTTCCCTAATCCCTTTAAACGACCCCAGCATCCTGTGGACGGCAGCCGGTATGGTACCATTCAAGCCGTTTTTTACCGGCGCAGCCAAGCCGGAATATACCAGGGTGACAACCTGCCAGAAGTGCATCCGTACCCCGGATATTGAGTCGGTCGGGAAGACCGCCCGGCATCACACCTTTTTTGAAATGCTTGGAAATTTTTCTTTCGGTGACTACTTTAAAGAAAGCGCAATTCCCTGGGCCTGGGAATTTGTCACCGAGCACCTGCGCCTGCCGGCAGACAAGCTGTGGATTTCGATCTTTCTGGATGACGACGAGGCCTTCGAAATTTGGAACAAAACGGTAGGCGTGCCGGCCGGGCGCATCGTCAGGATGGGCAAGGATACCAACTTTTGGGAGATAGGTGTCGGTCCGTGCGGTCCATGCTCGGAAATTTACGTCGATTTGGGCGCAGAAAGGGGCTGCGGTTCACCGGAGTGCAAGGTGGGCTGTGACTGTGACCGTTTCCTGGAAATATGGAACCTGGTCTTCATTCAATTTTTCAAGGATGAAGAGGGCAACTATACACCGCTTACCAGCAAGGGAATTGATACCGGCTTTGGCCTGGAAAGGGTGGCGTCGGTTATGCAAGGCGTACCTACAAATTTCGACACCGACCTTTTTAGAGAAATAATGGATTTCACCGCCGGTCTTTTCGGACTCAAATACGGCGTTGACGGCAGGGTGGATGTAGCCTTGAAGGTCATTGCCGACCACTGCAGGGCAATAACCTTTGCAGTTGCCGACGGGGCCCTCCCTTCAAACGAGGGCAGGGGTTACGTAATCAGGCGCCTGTTGAGGCGGGCGGTCCGCTTCGGCAGGCTGCTGGGCATAGAGGATCCCTTCTTGCATGAAGTATCCGGAGCCGTTGTCCGCCAGATGGGCAGAGTTTATCCGGAACTGGTTACCCAGCGGGAGCACGTTTTCAGAGTGATTCGCAGAGAGGAGGAGCGCTTTGGCGAGACTCTGGCCCAGGGCACCGAGATGCTTAACCGGCTAATTGCCGAGGCCAGGCAGGCGGGAAGTGCGGTTGTTTCCGGCGAGGATGCCTTCAGGCTGTACGATACTTACGGCTTTCCCCTGGAACTGACCCAGGAGATGGCCGGAGAGCAGGGCCTGACGGTCGATACGGACGGTTTCGGCAGGGCGATGGAGGAGCAGCGGCAGCGGGCCAGAAGCGCCAGGCAGGAGACGGATTACATTTCCGGACGCGATGCCATGTTTAAGAAGATGCGCGAAGAAGTGGGAGAAACCGTTTTTGTGGGCTATGATGCTCTGGAAGCCACAGGCCGCGTATTAAGAATTGTGCAGGGCGGAAAAAGACTGGAGTCGGCACAGGCCGGGGAAGAAGTGGAATTTATTCTCGATGTTACCCCGTTTTATGCCGAATCGGGCGGCCAGGTAAGCGACCGCGGGAAAGTTACGGCGGCTGACCTTGAAGTGGAGATACATGAAGTGACGAAGCCGGTGGAAATCTTTTCGTCCACAGGGGAAAGGTTGTAG
- the ArgA gene encoding N-acetylglutamate synthase and related acetyltransferases, with translation MKFRKARITDVEPIHALITYYADRGLMLARPRTMLYEGLREFTIAEDRGRVVGAGSLHIIWEDLAEIRALAVDPAYARQGIGSGLVKMFIEEARELALPRVFALTYQQEFFEKCGFRVVPKESLPQKVWKECVNCPKFPNCEEVAMIIDIDVFGP, from the coding sequence ATGAAATTCCGCAAAGCAAGAATTACCGATGTGGAGCCCATCCACGCGCTGATCACCTATTATGCCGACAGAGGGCTAATGCTGGCAAGGCCGCGCACCATGCTCTATGAAGGTCTCCGTGAATTCACCATCGCCGAGGACCGGGGCCGGGTGGTAGGGGCAGGCTCACTGCACATTATCTGGGAGGACCTAGCCGAAATCAGGGCGCTGGCCGTTGACCCGGCATATGCCAGGCAGGGCATAGGCAGCGGCCTGGTTAAAATGTTTATTGAAGAAGCGCGGGAACTGGCCCTACCCCGGGTGTTTGCGCTGACCTACCAGCAGGAGTTCTTCGAAAAATGCGGCTTCAGGGTGGTGCCGAAGGAGTCGCTGCCGCAAAAAGTCTGGAAGGAATGCGTTAATTGCCCGAAGTTCCCCAATTGCGAAGAGGTAGCCATGATCATTGACATTGATGTCTTTGGCCCGTAA
- the AlaS gene encoding alanyl-tRNA synthetase, which produces MTARVDPARRAATCRNHSATHLLHKALKEVLGGHVNQAGSLVEPERLRFDFTHYAAATPEELQKVEELVNRMVLSALPVEAFETSLAEARKMGAAALFGEKYGERVRVVKMGDFSLELCGGTHLRNTAEVGLFKLLGESSVGAGLRRIEAVTGEGALSYVKAKEEQLAEIARLVKAAPHEAVRRVEGLLQTVRDLEAENEALQARLARYQVQDLMDRLREVKGVKVLAGQAAAPDMDSLRGMVDLLRDRVGSGVIVLGSAGENRVNLVAAVTKDLVEKGLHAGKLVKELAPVVGGGGGGRPEMAQAGGKDPSRLKEALEKTYKAVESQLK; this is translated from the coding sequence GTGACGGCCAGGGTGGACCCGGCAAGAAGGGCGGCGACCTGCCGCAACCATTCCGCCACCCACCTTCTGCATAAGGCTTTGAAAGAAGTGCTGGGCGGCCATGTAAATCAGGCCGGTTCGCTGGTGGAGCCGGAGCGGCTGCGCTTTGACTTTACCCATTATGCTGCGGCTACCCCCGAGGAACTGCAAAAGGTAGAGGAACTGGTGAACAGGATGGTGCTTTCCGCCCTGCCGGTGGAGGCGTTTGAAACTTCCCTTGCCGAGGCGCGGAAGATGGGAGCGGCGGCCCTTTTCGGGGAAAAGTACGGGGAACGGGTCAGGGTTGTAAAAATGGGCGACTTCAGCCTGGAACTGTGCGGCGGGACCCACCTGCGGAACACCGCGGAAGTCGGCCTGTTCAAGCTGCTGGGTGAAAGCAGCGTGGGCGCCGGACTCAGGCGGATAGAGGCGGTCACCGGGGAAGGGGCGCTTAGCTACGTCAAGGCCAAAGAGGAACAACTGGCCGAAATAGCCAGGCTGGTCAAGGCCGCGCCACACGAGGCGGTTCGCCGGGTGGAGGGCCTGCTGCAGACTGTCAGGGACCTGGAAGCAGAAAACGAGGCGCTGCAGGCCAGGCTTGCCAGGTATCAGGTGCAGGACTTAATGGACCGGCTCAGGGAGGTTAAGGGCGTAAAAGTGCTGGCCGGCCAGGCTGCCGCCCCCGATATGGACAGCCTAAGGGGCATGGTGGACCTTCTGCGGGACCGGGTCGGATCCGGCGTAATAGTCCTGGGCAGCGCCGGGGAAAACAGGGTAAACCTGGTGGCGGCCGTAACAAAAGATCTGGTGGAGAAAGGCCTTCATGCCGGTAAGCTGGTCAAAGAACTGGCCCCCGTGGTCGGCGGCGGAGGCGGCGGGCGGCCCGAGATGGCCCAGGCCGGAGGCAAAGACCCCTCCCGTCTAAAAGAAGCTCTGGAAAAAACCTATAAGGCTGTAGAAAGCCAGTTAAAATAA